A part of Acidobacteriota bacterium genomic DNA contains:
- a CDS encoding 1-deoxy-D-xylulose-5-phosphate synthase, with the protein MYLEHINEPADLRRLDYDELDVLADEIRTLVVDSVTANGGHLGSNLGVVELTLALHRVFESPKDLILWDTGHQAYIHKIVTGRREGFANLRKEGGLSGYLSAEESEHDIIENSHASTVLSYAYGLATARDLDDSKDHGHIVAVIGDGSMTGGMAFEGLNNLGHSGRKITIVLNDNGRSYAPTISMLGGSLVKIRSNPIYMRRQRKLEEVTENVPRFGGFLFRALGAAKAAIRHFWEPPAFFEHLGVRYIGPFDGHNIKEVENALRNAAKFDGPTVVHVLTQKGRGYAPAENDNIKLMHDTGSISPGSYTAAFTETLCKLGEEHANLVAITAAMPDSTGVLAFAERFPNRSFDVGIAEQHAVTAAAGMALGGLIPVVAIYSTFFTRAFDQANLDVGLLGQHVIFCLDRAGITGDDGPSHHGVLDMVLCTKVPGMTVMAPSSYQELQVMMADAVSLCDGPVSIRWPKTEAVVAGEDEVGSGLSARRARLGTGDRLCIIGVGKMLAPALEAAELLASDGIETTVWDPRIVKPLDESMLEDAARHDVVITIEDGFRQGGAGTGIRTALEDMGASCRVDVMGVPVKFIPHAKPAKILRELGLDAEGLRQTALRVLR; encoded by the coding sequence ATGTATCTGGAGCACATCAACGAGCCGGCGGACCTCCGTCGACTCGACTACGACGAACTCGATGTTCTGGCGGATGAGATCCGCACGCTGGTCGTCGACTCGGTAACGGCTAACGGAGGCCACCTTGGTTCGAACCTTGGTGTTGTCGAACTGACGCTTGCGCTACACCGAGTGTTCGAATCGCCGAAAGATTTGATCCTCTGGGACACGGGTCACCAGGCGTACATCCACAAGATCGTGACCGGCCGCCGCGAGGGGTTCGCAAACCTGCGCAAAGAGGGCGGGCTAAGTGGCTATCTCAGTGCCGAAGAATCCGAACACGACATCATCGAAAACAGTCACGCCAGCACGGTCCTCTCCTATGCCTACGGCCTCGCAACCGCCAGGGACCTGGACGATTCGAAGGATCACGGCCACATTGTTGCAGTGATAGGCGATGGTTCGATGACTGGTGGGATGGCGTTTGAAGGCCTCAATAACCTCGGTCACTCAGGGCGCAAGATCACGATCGTCCTCAACGACAACGGCCGCAGTTACGCACCGACGATTTCGATGCTCGGCGGCAGCCTTGTCAAGATCCGTTCGAACCCGATTTACATGCGGCGGCAGCGCAAGCTTGAGGAAGTGACCGAGAATGTTCCTCGCTTTGGGGGGTTCCTGTTCCGGGCTCTCGGAGCAGCGAAAGCGGCGATCAGGCACTTTTGGGAACCGCCGGCTTTCTTCGAGCACCTTGGCGTGCGTTATATCGGGCCTTTCGACGGACACAACATCAAAGAGGTCGAGAACGCGCTGCGCAATGCTGCCAAATTCGACGGACCCACCGTCGTCCATGTTCTCACGCAGAAGGGTCGGGGTTACGCACCGGCGGAGAACGACAACATCAAGCTGATGCACGATACCGGTTCGATCAGCCCCGGAAGCTACACCGCGGCGTTCACGGAAACCCTTTGCAAACTCGGCGAGGAACACGCCAACCTGGTCGCCATCACAGCCGCCATGCCCGATTCGACTGGCGTCCTCGCCTTTGCGGAGCGATTCCCAAATCGAAGCTTCGACGTCGGGATCGCCGAACAACACGCAGTGACGGCCGCCGCCGGAATGGCCCTCGGCGGACTGATACCGGTCGTCGCGATCTACTCGACGTTCTTCACCCGAGCATTCGATCAGGCAAACCTGGATGTCGGGCTGCTCGGTCAGCACGTCATCTTTTGCCTCGACCGCGCCGGAATCACGGGAGACGATGGGCCGTCACATCACGGAGTCCTCGACATGGTGCTGTGCACCAAGGTGCCAGGGATGACAGTGATGGCACCATCGTCATATCAGGAACTCCAGGTAATGATGGCCGACGCCGTTTCGCTGTGTGATGGCCCGGTGTCGATTCGTTGGCCGAAGACCGAAGCCGTTGTTGCAGGAGAGGACGAGGTGGGATCAGGCCTGTCAGCGCGCCGGGCGCGTCTCGGTACAGGCGACCGGCTCTGCATCATCGGCGTCGGCAAAATGCTCGCACCGGCGCTCGAGGCCGCGGAGCTGCTCGCAAGCGACGGAATTGAGACAACGGTGTGGGACCCGCGGATTGTCAAACCTCTCGACGAGTCGATGCTTGAGGATGCTGCCCGCCACGACGTCGTCATCACGATCGAGGACGGCTTCAGACAAGGCGGCGCCGGTACCGGTATCCGCACGGCGCTCGAAGACATGGGAGCGTCGTGTCGTGTTGACGTTATGGGAGTCCCCGTGAAATTCATTCCGCACGCCAAACCCGCCAAAATACTGCGAGAGCTCGGCCTGGATGCCGAGGGGTTACGCCAAACTGCCCTCCGAGTCCTCCGGTAA